CTTccacctccttttccttttcctcctgcccgcaggaaatcccagaattccaggataaTTTGGGATTGGAAAACGAGAGGAAAACTCACGGATTGAGGCAAATCCAGTTTAAtaattgggaagaaaaattaaaattttgggaaaaaaaaaaccaaaccaaaaagtGAAGAACCAAAGCGATGGTACATTCAGagtccccctgtcccctctcttgTCCCAATGTCCTGGTGGCACCTGGTGGCTCCAGTGTTGTCCCCTAACTCGTCCTGGCTTGGTGGTCACAATAGCCATAGTGGCCATGGTGACTTTGGAGGCCTCAGTGGCCTCGGTGGCCTTGATGACTTTGGAGACCTCAGTGGCCTCGGTGGCCTCGTGGCTGGGGGAGGTGCCAGCAGCCTTGGTGACCACGGTGACCACAATGACCGGTGGTGATCTCGGTGGCCATGGTGGCTCAGAGGATCCCGgtggccactgccagggctgtagtggccaggaggagccctCCGAGGTGGGGGgggtgctcctgcctgggggtggagggggaaaatgggggtcaggtggggctgggggggacagggggacagtgAGGGGTGATGGGTGACAGGTGGTGACAGGGGGGTCACAGTGAGGGGTGACAGGGGTGACAGGGGGTTACAAAGGAGGGGTCAGGGGTCTCGGCTTACCCGTATCGAACACACAGGGCCCGTCTCCACAGCGCTGCTCTGCTGATGGGAGGGGACAGCGTCAGCACTGGGGGTGgccttgtccctgtccctgtccctgtccctgtctcctgtccctgtccttgtccctgtccttccctgtccctgtccctgtcccctgtccctgtccctgttcgctgtccctgtccctgtccctgtcccctgtcccctgtccctgtccctgtcatATCCCAGATGTgggagtccccatccctgtccccagcagggagtgtccctgtcccatcatCCTcactgggtgtccctgtgtctcccCAGGGAATGTCCCCCTGTGACGTCACTCCACAGTGTTCCCACCCCCTATGACATCACCTCGCAGTGTCCCCATGGAATGTCCCCTCTGTCaccccgccgtgtccccgcccCCCCGTGACGTCACCTCGCAGCCACTGGCAGTTGTAGTTGCTGAAGGTGCCGGTGGAGCGCAGCTCGATccgcgccccgcccccgcccgcggTGACGTTGGTGACACCGGTGACCTCGAAGGTCTCGAAGGGCGGGATCAGCACCTCGTCCTCGTGCGGGAAGAAGGAGAACTCGCGGATGGGCACGCCCTGGCACGTGTGCACCTGGAGAGTGACCCCAGTAccggtgtccc
The nucleotide sequence above comes from Oenanthe melanoleuca isolate GR-GAL-2019-014 chromosome 2, OMel1.0, whole genome shotgun sequence. Encoded proteins:
- the LOC130250285 gene encoding erythroblast NAD(P)(+)--arginine ADP-ribosyltransferase-like; this encodes MASLSMDPLPLTLALLAITAATAATTVPPGGSATPVVVALDMAPDSFDDQYRGCGRTMAAALPALNRSELQRGGHLAEAWALAAAEWRVRLSPESPPSPLSPSQATALLAYTAPVPLHRAFNAAVRVAGRSGREYRDNFHFKALHFLLTDALATLRDTRGHRCHRVFRGVSGVRFEARRGRSVRFGHFASASLRNESSWGFGTDTAFTVHTCQGVPIREFSFFPHEDEVLIPPFETFEVTGVTNVTAGGGGARIELRSTGTFSNYNCQWLREQRCGDGPCVFDTGRSTPPTSEGSSWPLQPWQWPPGSSEPPWPPRSPPVIVVTVVTKAAGTSPSHEATEATEVSKVIKATEATEASKVTMATMAIVTTKPGRVRGQHWSHQVPPGHWDKRGDRGTLNVPSLWFFTFWFGFFFPKILIFLPNY